One Candidatus Zixiibacteriota bacterium DNA window includes the following coding sequences:
- a CDS encoding ABC transporter ATP-binding protein, producing the protein MSSVAVRTEGLSKRYRIGEREPYRTLRESIAGLAHAPLRWLAGFPGPAGRRDAFSEFIWALKDVSFEVKQGEAVGIIGANGAGKSTLLKILSRITEPTEGKATIHGRVGSLLEVGTGFHPELTGRENIYLNGAILGMKKKEIDRKFDEIVDFAEVEKFIDTPVKHYSSGMYTRLAFSVAAHLEPEILVVDEVLAVGDAAFQKKCLGKMGDVAQQGRTVIFVSHNMAAVERLCSRCILLKDGEKADDDISRSVIAGYLKYNLRSPAIWCRSPDQPWPDVVAFQKVTTLGKKNEPAATFAGNDAIRVQVEYIIRRPISRCQIGIRVNDQSGVTVMSTSECDLQKVDSIPKEPGRYLSSFEIPGNLLVPGSYSIHVAAHAPMEKTFEVLEDVVGFEVTNAGSLTALDGRLGLVAPSIPWQVLRTG; encoded by the coding sequence CGCTGGCTGGCAGGGTTCCCGGGGCCGGCAGGGCGGCGCGACGCGTTCTCGGAATTCATCTGGGCTTTAAAGGATGTGTCGTTTGAAGTCAAACAGGGCGAGGCGGTCGGAATTATCGGCGCCAACGGAGCCGGGAAGAGCACTTTGCTGAAGATTTTGTCGCGCATCACCGAGCCCACCGAGGGCAAGGCGACTATTCACGGGCGCGTGGGCTCGCTTCTGGAGGTCGGCACCGGTTTTCATCCGGAGCTCACGGGCCGCGAGAACATCTATCTGAACGGCGCGATCCTGGGGATGAAAAAGAAGGAAATCGACCGCAAGTTCGATGAGATCGTCGACTTTGCGGAGGTCGAGAAGTTTATCGATACGCCTGTCAAGCACTATTCGAGCGGCATGTACACGCGCCTGGCTTTTTCCGTGGCTGCCCACCTCGAGCCCGAGATTCTCGTCGTGGACGAGGTTCTCGCGGTCGGCGATGCTGCGTTCCAGAAGAAGTGCCTCGGGAAAATGGGAGATGTGGCGCAGCAGGGGCGGACGGTCATTTTCGTCAGCCATAACATGGCAGCGGTCGAGAGGCTATGCTCCAGATGCATTCTGCTGAAAGATGGTGAGAAAGCCGACGACGATATATCGCGTTCGGTCATTGCTGGATACCTGAAGTATAATTTGCGATCACCTGCAATTTGGTGTCGGTCTCCGGACCAGCCTTGGCCTGACGTGGTGGCATTCCAGAAGGTAACGACGCTTGGCAAAAAAAACGAACCCGCTGCAACCTTCGCAGGCAACGATGCCATTAGGGTTCAGGTTGAGTACATTATTCGACGACCGATCTCGAGGTGCCAGATTGGCATTAGAGTCAACGACCAGTCCGGAGTTACCGTAATGAGCACTTCGGAGTGCGACTTACAAAAGGTCGATTCCATTCCTAAGGAGCCCGGAAGATATCTGTCATCTTTTGAAATACCCGGGAACCTTCTCGTACCAGGAAGTTATTCGATTCACGTGGCCGCCCATGCGCCGATGGAAAAGACATTCGAGGTTCTGGAGGACGTAGTGGGCTTCGAGGTAACAAACGCCGGGTCGTTGACCGCGCTAGACGGTCGTCTAGGTTTGGTGGCACCCTCCATCCCATGGCAAGTCCTGCGCACGGGTTAG